The sequence AGTGCGCCGAATCTTGAAACTCTTAGCATATTTTCACGTCACGAGGTACTGTATATTCTAAACCCTTTTCTGATTGTTCAGGAGCATTGTTCATACTTCATAGACAGTAGTGGTACCTTGAAATGTTAATTAGCATATGCCACCTTTATGCAGGTAGCCAATACAGCCATGGCGTTCGCGCCTAGCAAGTTCCTCCACCTGAAGCACTTGAGTATTTCTATTGCAGTGGCCTACGATTATTTGTCTCTGGTTTATTTTCTTGATGCTGCTCCGTCCTTGGAGACGTTCAAACTGCATGTAAGTCACCGTTGTTGATCCTACGAATATTTTTGAATGCACTCAGGCATCCTGCAAACATAAATAGTCTCTGTGGCTGAACCATTAATTGATTCTAGCATTTACACTATTTTTTATCTTCAGGTACTGATAGGGTTGCGACCCGCCGATGAACTGCGTTTGGAAGATCCCTCACATCTTCGGCAGATTCCAGGATACCGACATGACAAGCTTCGGAGTGTGAAGATCTCTACGTTCTACTCTTCAAAGGGGATGGTTGAGCTGGTGTCCCACGGATTGTAGTTTCAGGTGTTCTGGCGACGGATCTACCAGATGCTCCGGCTTGGTTAGACCCTGGGAAGCCGATAAAGCAGTCTTGGCAATCGAAAAATACATCAAGGGGAAAGTTCCCTCCACGGTCAAGCTAGATGTTGGGGAGCCCTGCAACCGGTGTCATGTCATTCTGCTAGATGGCGGCGGATGGATCAGAGCTTAGTCTCTTACCCACATAAACGTGGAGGAAAGACAACATTCAGATCCAAACACATCTTGAGAGCGTTACTAATGCTAGCTGGTGTTTGACTGTCAGCAGTGGGTATAGATCTTGTTTTTCAAGTTGGAATGGTGAGGGAGTGGCATGTTGTTTCCTTATAGTTTTCCACTCCGGCCCGTCACTTTTTACTTGTACTGTTGTACATCGACCACCCATTTCAAGTTGCTCGATGTACAAGTAAAAAGTGGCGGGTGTTTGATAGCGGTTACTTGCTCATTGTTTCATCTTGACAAACAAAATCTATATCATCTCGATGTGGACCTAATATGCATCTAATTGCTCGTGTGAGACAGAGACACACCGGCGCCATTATTTTAAAATTTGTTTTGATCGAAACATTTTTATATTTGATGAAAATAAGTTGGAAGCAATTTTTTCCGTTATGATGGGTTTTTCTTATTCTAATAGATGCAAAGACCGTTGAATATACGGGCAATTTCCCTGAAAAAATACATGAGTTTTAAATGAGATTTAATAGAAATTTCTCCACCATAATCATAATAATAGAGATGATAATTGAACTATTCTAAAAAAAGAAGAGATGATAATTGAACCAAATAAAAAATTTCGGGTTCTTATTGTGACATACTTACAAGGCCTCCACGCAGGCATTTTCGGGGGAAAGGCGTTTCATCTGCCGATTCTATCCGTAGTCTGCCATTTTTGCTCCAGAAAAAGCCAGTGAAGCAAACCCGCGCTCAATGTACCGCGGGAGTGCAGCTCTGCTTTTCCTCCGGCAGTAGGCGGCCGCCGACGCGCCTCCCGTGCCCTCGCCGCCTCGTCTTCTCCGCGTTTAAGCGAAACTGAACTTCAAGTTCGAGGTGTACGCGCCTCGCGTTGCGGGTTTTCAGGCGGCAGACAGAGGTGTCGATGGCCGGACCATGGAGCGGCGGCCCTGCGAAATCcagatcgacggtaagccgccatgcCCGTCGCTAAATCCCCACCTAGGAATTTCTCCCCGCGGCGTTCATCAGTAGGGATCGAGTCGAAAATTCGCCTTCGAATCCCGGGTGCAGATCTAGCCAAGAACCCACCTGGCGGCCTGGCGGGGGCTTCCGTTCCGTTCCTCTGCCGCTGTGAGTTCGGAGATCGAGGGACGGGACCAATGGCTGTTCGGAGAGGAGATGGATATCACTTGGCCGTAGTGTTCTGTTGGACTGGATATCTTTTGTGTATAGGCGAAAGGACCGAACAATTCGTTTACACAATACTAGGGTTTGTACAGATTTGTCCAAAATTGTGAGGAATTGCAACGCTGCGCCTGCGCTATGCAGAAACTACCAATGCTCAGTTAAAGTTTATTCTTATTACCTGAAGCGCATTGTTTTTTCAAGTCCTAGGTGTATGCGGGCAAAATGCCTGATCCTGTTCTGTTATTGCAGATGAATCGGCTGCTTCATTGGCTATAGGAAAGGGATCACCCTGCAAACACGATGGCAAGACAAGGAAATATTCAAGGCCAGAACTTCCAGAGGTGAGGTACAGCATCAGCTGAGAACATATACCTGATGTCACCGCTGAGGCTGAAGTGTGCGTGCCACTGATTAATTGACAATAGATGTTGGGTCTGTGTTAGAATGGGAGGTCAAGACATATATGGTAGCTAGGGGTAGGCTAGAAGTGAAAGTGCAAGAACATATTGTTCTCGCTGCCAACATTGGGGTTATGGTTGATCGTTCGTTATCAGGCACTGGATTTGGATCCTATAGCTCTGTATTTCTACCCACTTTTCATAACAAGCATCCAGTCTCATATGCGCGGTCCAATAATAGGATTATGAAGAGATTATGAAGCAGATTTTTCTTGGGCGTGGCAATGATAGGATTATGAAGAGATTAAGCATGTTTGAAGATACAACAATATGGTGCTGTCAGCATGTTCCTTTAGTTCTAGATACCCATGTATTTTCTTCAGAGTATTGTTATGTTTTGCAATAGAACTTATATTAGATACACAGTTAATCATGTTTCTAATCATTTGCTCTATTTTCAGTCTTTATTCCATGGTGACAATCTTCATGAGCATTCT comes from Triticum aestivum cultivar Chinese Spring chromosome 5B, IWGSC CS RefSeq v2.1, whole genome shotgun sequence and encodes:
- the LOC123112632 gene encoding uncharacterized protein isoform X2, whose amino-acid sequence is MERRPCEIQIDDESAASLAIGKGSPCKHDGKTRKYSRPELPESLFHGDNLHEHSIQEVDMDTEDTDDADDTAVNTQSGSSKKAIPESADDVPDQEFHF
- the LOC123112632 gene encoding uncharacterized protein isoform X1 → MERRPCEIQIDDESAASLAIGKGSPCKHDGKTRKYSRPELPEVSLYSMVTIFMSILYKRLIWTQRIPMTLMIQQLTPSLEAQRRPYLNQQTMYLIKSSTSNFEVL